One Fusobacterium ulcerans DNA segment encodes these proteins:
- a CDS encoding ROK family protein, whose product MDYYVGIDLGGTNTKIGLLNIEGDILKSSIIKTLSSEGVDKTMERIWGVIQELAKEANINIKNVKGIGMGIPGPVEDQSIVAFFANFPWGTNVNVKEKLEKITGIETKLDNDANIIALGEAKYGAAKGSKSSVTVALGTGIGGGIYVNGMLVSGFKGAGGEIGHMKIVKDGRVCGCGQKGCFEAYASATGLIREAVSRLTVNKQNLLYTMIEGNIAGLEAKDIFDAAKEGDAFSLDLVDYEAEYLAMGIANILNIINPETIVLGGGVALAGDILLDPLRKKLEKYALPVTLEDLKIVQGILGNEAGIKGAVGLFS is encoded by the coding sequence ATGGATTACTATGTGGGAATAGACTTGGGAGGGACAAATACAAAGATAGGACTGTTAAATATAGAGGGAGATATATTAAAAAGTTCTATAATAAAGACTCTTTCTTCAGAAGGAGTAGATAAGACAATGGAAAGAATATGGGGAGTAATACAAGAACTTGCAAAAGAAGCTAATATAAATATCAAAAATGTAAAAGGAATAGGAATGGGGATTCCTGGTCCTGTGGAAGATCAAAGTATAGTGGCATTTTTTGCAAATTTTCCATGGGGAACTAATGTAAATGTAAAAGAGAAGCTGGAAAAAATAACTGGAATAGAAACTAAATTAGACAATGATGCTAATATCATAGCATTGGGAGAAGCAAAATATGGAGCTGCAAAAGGAAGTAAAAGCAGTGTGACAGTTGCACTTGGAACAGGTATTGGCGGGGGAATATATGTAAATGGAATGCTTGTATCTGGGTTTAAAGGTGCTGGGGGAGAAATAGGCCACATGAAAATAGTAAAAGATGGAAGAGTATGTGGATGTGGGCAGAAAGGTTGTTTTGAAGCTTATGCTTCAGCTACAGGACTAATAAGAGAAGCTGTGTCAAGACTTACTGTAAATAAGCAGAACCTTCTTTATACTATGATTGAAGGAAACATAGCAGGACTTGAAGCAAAAGATATATTTGACGCTGCTAAAGAGGGAGATGCTTTTTCATTGGATCTTGTAGACTATGAGGCAGAATATTTAGCTATGGGTATAGCTAATATTTTAAATATAATAAATCCTGAAACAATAGTTCTAGGTGGAGGAGTTGCTCTGGCTGGAGATATACTATTGGATCCTCTTAGAAAAAAATTAGAAAAATATGCTCTGCCAGTTACATTGGAGGATTTGAAAATTGTTCAGGGAATATTAGGGAATGAAGCAGGAATAAAAGGAGCAGTAGGACTTTTTTCATAA